One region of Chrysemys picta bellii isolate R12L10 chromosome 21, ASM1138683v2, whole genome shotgun sequence genomic DNA includes:
- the LOC101932514 gene encoding transcription factor HES-5-like → MAPSTVFMEHNNLLTPKEKNKLRKPVVEKMRRDRINSSIEQLKLLLEKEFQRHQPNSKLEKADILEMTVSYLKQQSQLQIKTAGTIHKNSQFDFKEGYSRCLQEAFHFLSLHKVQTETQSKLLSHFQKSQSAAPEVICSPSSQNTPKQASLKNVNALWRPW, encoded by the exons ATGGCCCCCAGCACTGTTTTCATGGAGCACAACAACCTGCTGAcaccaaaagagaaaaacaaa CTGAGGAAGCCGGTGGTGGAGAAAATGCGCCGGGACCGGATTAACAGCAGCATCGAGCAGCTGAAACTCCTGCTGGAGAAGGAGTTCCAGAGACACCAGCCCAACTCCAAGCTGGAGAAAGCCGACATCCTGGAAATGACTGTCAGCTACCTGAAACAGCAGAGCCAGCTGCAGATAAAGA CTGCAGGAACCATCCATAAAAACTCTCAGTTCGACTTCAAGGAAGGCTACTCCAGGTGCCTGCAGGAGGCTTTCCATTTCCTGTCTCTCCATAAAGTCCAAACAGAAACGCAGAGCAAGCTCTTGAGTCACTTCCAGAAGAGCCAGTCGGCTGCGCCAGAGGTCATCTGCTCCCCTTCCAGCCAGAACACCCCAAAGCAAGCATCCCTGAAGAACGTTAATGCTCTCTGGAGACCCTGGTAG
- the LOC101932784 gene encoding transcription factor HES-5-like, whose translation MAPSNSFMAHVEEKLLPKEKNKLRKPVVEKMRRDRINSSIEQLKLLLEKEFQRHQPNSKLEKADILEVAVGYLKQQSQLQAQMVSQKSPEQDFNTGYLQCLKEALHFLSYCEPKKEAQTRLIKHFCKAQTIPDNLCSPPMHSPPSLPCPVPRKHPSQKNIPVAVAAIWRPW comes from the exons ATGGCTCCCAGCAACAGCTTCATGGCCCATGTGGAGGAGAAACTGCTGCCAAAAGAGAAGAATAAA CTGAGGAAGCCGGTGGTGGAGAAAATGCGCCGGGACCGGATTAACAGCAGCATCGAGCAGCTGAAACTCCTGCTGGAGAAGGAGTTCCAGAGACACCAGCCCAACTCCAAGCTGGAGAAAGCCGACATCCTGGAAGTAGCCGTCGGCTACCTGAAACAGCAGAGCCAGCTGCAGGCACAAA TGGTCAGTCAGAAGAGCCCAGAACAGGATTTTAACACTGGTTACCTGCAGTGCTTGAAGGAAGCTCTGCATTTCCTCTCCTACTGTGAGCCTAAGAAGGAAGCTCAGACCCGGCTGATCAAGCATTTCTGCAAAGCTCAGACAATTCCAGACAACCTGTGCTCACCGCCCATGCATAGCCCACCTTCATTGCCATGTCCGGTACCCAGGAAACATCCTTCCCAGAAGAACATCCCTGTGGCGGTTGCTGCCATCTGGAGACCATGGTAG